The Nitrospinota bacterium genome segment CCATCAACTCTGCGATCTGCTCGTCGAGGAAGCGGTAGTAGTCGGGGATCGCGCGGGCCAGGCGGTGGCCGGGCTCGTGCTTGGGATGGGCCGGGTCGAAGTATTTCCAGAAGCCGTGGTGGAGCCTATCGAGCCCCATCTCCACCATCATGAAAAAGTCCCACGGACGGGTTGTAACCAGGTGCCGGGCCTGATCGAAGCGCTGACGGCCCATGGCGTAAATCCGCTGGAGCAGGCCGTCCTTGTCGTCGGTCCGAAAGTCCTCAACATCCATAATGTGGGGGCCGGCGACCCGCTCCAGCTCTTCTTTGAGAGAGGCCGGATAGGTGAACTCGGACTCCCGGCTGGGCGTCAGGAAGCAGGAGACCAGCTCGCCGTTTACAGCCGTAGGGGGGTAGGTCTGGGGGACGCTGAGGACGATGACCCGCCTGCCTGCCTGGGAGGCGATGTCCCAGACCCGAGGGGCGGTGACCGCTTTCGAAGAAGCGGTGGTCAGCTGGTCGTAGGAGTAGTCGGCCCGGATTCTAAAGCCGTAGAAGCCGAGCTCCCCCGGCGATAGGCTCGTGAGCATGGCGGTCCAGGCCGGTACGGTGATGGGCGGATCGGTGGAGCGCATACGGCTCGACCAGCCCTCCTGGGCGAGCCGGCGAAGGGTGGGCAGCTCGTCCCGCAACGACTCGAAGACGAGCGATGGCTCGGCGCAGTCGAGGCCGATGACGGCGAGCCGCTTGGCGGGCTGGAGAGGGCGGGTGTCAGGCATAGGTCTATCCTTATATAAATAAGAGACACCATATACCACACCGGAGGCGCCCCGGCAAAGCCAGGAGGCTTAGACGTCTCTAAGCCGTCCAGATGCGGAATCCTCCGGCTGAGGGGTCGGAGCGAAGCCCCGGCGGATGGTGTTCTCGGAGATGGTGACGGGCTCCAGGAACTGGAGGAGGTAGTCGGGCCCGCCGGCCTTGCTTCCGACCCCGCTCATGCCGAAGCC includes the following:
- a CDS encoding alkaline phosphatase family protein is translated as MPDTRPLQPAKRLAVIGLDCAEPSLVFESLRDELPTLRRLAQEGWSSRMRSTDPPITVPAWTAMLTSLSPGELGFYGFRIRADYSYDQLTTASSKAVTAPRVWDIASQAGRRVIVLSVPQTYPPTAVNGELVSCFLTPSRESEFTYPASLKEELERVAGPHIMDVEDFRTDDKDGLLQRIYAMGRQRFDQARHLVTTRPWDFFMMVEMGLDRLHHGFWKYFDPAHPKHEPGHRLARAIPDYYRFLDEQIAELMACFDDETAVVVCSDHGAQAMLGGICINGWLQREGYLTIKGDHPPGTPLSHEMVEWSKTTAWGYGGYYGRLCLNVKGREPEGVVAPAAYEVVRSELKARLEALGDERGRPIHTRVHRPEEVFDTVRGIPPDLFVYFGDLAWRSIGTLGWGEIHRFENDTGPDDANHATHGLFIMRHPKGEPVGESEEMSYLDVAPTLLALMGLPAPAHMRGRVLP